The following are encoded together in the Bradyrhizobium sp. CCGUVB1N3 genome:
- a CDS encoding SDR family NAD(P)-dependent oxidoreductase: protein MTGQVEGKVALVTGGASGIGEAVVELLAKEGATVIATDVDDLRGPEVVARTTKTGGKAIFLEQDVTSEERWVEIAAETAKRYGRLDVLVANAGIGIAVPSIVDMTLADWRKQNAVNLDGVFLSVKHCLPLMRKVGGGSIVMMSSLAGLRGAPGLSAYSATKGGVRLFAKSIAMECAGAGDGIRVNSVHPGIIDTPIWGKIPTGAAGNQGNAPIDPEERARLATPLGRAGHAAEIAASVLYLASDASRYVTGTELVIDGGMNAGSAPRRA, encoded by the coding sequence ATGACAGGGCAGGTGGAAGGCAAGGTCGCGCTGGTGACGGGCGGCGCATCGGGCATCGGCGAAGCCGTCGTCGAGTTGCTGGCGAAAGAGGGCGCAACCGTCATCGCAACCGACGTCGATGATCTGCGCGGCCCCGAGGTCGTGGCACGGACCACCAAAACCGGAGGCAAGGCGATCTTCCTCGAGCAAGACGTTACCAGCGAGGAGCGCTGGGTGGAGATCGCAGCCGAGACCGCAAAACGCTACGGCCGGCTCGACGTGCTGGTCGCCAATGCCGGCATCGGCATCGCGGTGCCCTCGATCGTCGACATGACGCTCGCCGACTGGCGCAAGCAGAATGCGGTCAATCTCGACGGCGTGTTTCTGTCGGTCAAGCACTGCCTGCCGTTGATGCGCAAAGTTGGCGGCGGCTCGATCGTCATGATGTCCTCGCTCGCGGGTCTGCGCGGTGCGCCGGGGCTGTCGGCCTATTCGGCCACCAAAGGCGGTGTGCGGTTGTTCGCAAAATCGATCGCGATGGAATGTGCCGGCGCCGGCGACGGCATCCGCGTCAACTCCGTGCATCCGGGCATCATCGACACGCCGATCTGGGGCAAGATCCCGACGGGCGCCGCCGGCAACCAGGGCAATGCGCCGATCGATCCCGAGGAGCGCGCCAGGCTCGCAACCCCGCTCGGCCGCGCCGGCCATGCGGCGGAAATCGCCGCCAGCGTGCTCTATCTCGCCTCCGACGCCTCGCGCTACGTCACCGGCACCGAGCTTGTCATCGACGGCGGCATGAACGCCGGCAGCGCACCGCGGCGGGCGTGA
- the recJ gene encoding single-stranded-DNA-specific exonuclease RecJ: MSPPATALPVELPQAFLGVARSLTDKLWRDRLDGRGAARALAIVQRYQLPELLARVLAGRGVDIDAVSDFLDPTIRKLLPDPFTVTEMEAAAKRIAEAAVRGEKVAIFGDYDVDGATSAALLAWHLRHCGLDPLIHIPDRIFEGYGPNTEAVRALAAKGATLLVTVDCGTTSIEPLAEAKRLGMSVVVIDHHQAGTELPAVDALVNPNRLDDLSGLGHLAAVGLVLVTLVAVNRELRQRGFWTSGMPEPDLLGMLHHVALGTVADVAPLIGLNRAFVAKGLIAMRRRDHVGHTALMDIARLNGPPEAWHLGFMLGPRINAGGRIGRADLGVRLLLEGDSVEAARIAAELDRLNGERRIIEQAAEAQAEAEALASIGLEDQLGVIVTASEGWHPGVVGLVASRLKEKFSRPAFAIALEPGGIGTGSGRSIAGVDLGKAVRQAVADGILLKGGGHAMAAGVTLRKEKLAEFRAYLESALARDVAEARHVNELFIDGAVSARAVTPELATTLNRAGPFGSGNPEAVLALPAHQLVYADEVGQAHLRLRFKSGDGAIVNGIAFRSIGQKLGNALLANRGQQLHVAGALSLDRYQGVERVQLRVIDVGLPDQGPQTIR; the protein is encoded by the coding sequence ATGTCGCCGCCCGCCACAGCCTTGCCCGTCGAGCTGCCCCAGGCGTTCCTCGGCGTTGCGCGCTCACTCACCGACAAGCTCTGGCGTGACCGGCTGGACGGGCGCGGAGCGGCGAGGGCGCTCGCCATCGTCCAGCGCTACCAGTTGCCGGAACTGCTGGCGCGGGTGCTGGCCGGGCGCGGAGTCGACATCGACGCCGTCAGCGACTTCCTCGATCCGACCATCCGCAAGCTGCTGCCGGACCCGTTTACGGTGACGGAGATGGAGGCCGCCGCCAAGCGCATCGCAGAGGCAGCAGTGCGGGGCGAGAAGGTCGCGATCTTCGGCGACTACGACGTCGACGGCGCGACCTCGGCCGCGCTGCTCGCCTGGCATCTGCGTCATTGCGGGCTCGATCCCCTGATCCACATTCCCGACCGCATTTTCGAAGGCTACGGCCCGAACACGGAAGCGGTGCGGGCGCTTGCTGCGAAGGGCGCGACGCTGCTCGTCACCGTCGATTGCGGCACCACCAGCATCGAGCCGCTCGCCGAAGCAAAACGACTCGGCATGTCTGTGGTGGTGATCGATCACCATCAGGCCGGCACGGAGCTGCCGGCGGTCGACGCGTTGGTCAATCCGAACCGGCTCGACGATCTCTCCGGCCTCGGCCATCTTGCCGCCGTTGGGCTGGTGCTGGTCACGCTGGTCGCGGTCAATCGCGAGCTGCGCCAGCGCGGCTTCTGGACCTCTGGGATGCCCGAGCCCGATCTCCTGGGCATGCTGCATCACGTCGCGCTCGGCACGGTGGCCGATGTGGCGCCGCTCATCGGGCTCAACCGCGCCTTCGTCGCAAAAGGGCTGATCGCGATGCGGCGGCGCGACCATGTCGGCCACACTGCGCTGATGGACATCGCGCGGCTCAACGGCCCTCCGGAGGCCTGGCATCTCGGCTTCATGCTGGGGCCGCGCATCAACGCGGGCGGCCGTATCGGCCGCGCCGACCTCGGCGTGCGGCTGCTGCTGGAAGGCGACAGCGTCGAGGCCGCACGGATCGCGGCGGAGCTCGATCGCCTCAACGGCGAGCGCCGCATCATCGAGCAGGCCGCCGAAGCCCAGGCCGAAGCCGAGGCGCTCGCATCGATCGGGCTCGAGGACCAGCTCGGCGTGATCGTCACGGCCTCCGAAGGCTGGCATCCCGGCGTGGTTGGCCTCGTCGCCTCCCGGCTGAAGGAGAAGTTTTCACGGCCGGCGTTCGCCATCGCGCTCGAGCCCGGCGGCATCGGCACCGGCTCGGGCCGCTCGATCGCCGGCGTCGATCTCGGCAAGGCGGTGCGGCAGGCGGTTGCCGACGGCATTCTGCTCAAAGGCGGTGGGCACGCCATGGCCGCCGGCGTCACGCTTCGCAAGGAGAAGCTCGCCGAATTCCGCGCTTACCTCGAAAGTGCGCTCGCGCGCGACGTTGCGGAAGCGCGCCACGTCAACGAGCTCTTCATCGACGGCGCGGTGTCCGCGCGCGCGGTGACGCCGGAGCTCGCGACGACGCTGAACCGCGCCGGTCCCTTCGGCAGCGGCAATCCGGAAGCCGTGCTGGCGCTGCCGGCACATCAACTCGTCTATGCCGACGAGGTCGGGCAGGCGCATTTGCGGCTGCGCTTCAAGTCGGGCGATGGCGCGATCGTCAACGGCATCGCGTTTCGCTCCATCGGCCAGAAACTCGGCAATGCGCTTCTCGCCAATCGCGGCCAGCAGCTGCATGTCGCGGGCGCGCTGTCGCTCGACCGCTATCAGGGCGTAGAGCGCGTGCAACTGCGCGTGATCGACGTCGGCTTGCCCGACCAGGGGCCACAAACCATCCGATAA